The Hyphomicrobiales bacterium genome contains the following window.
TAAACAGGTCCGCCAACACCGGAGACCCGCATGCCGACGGCCCTCGATGCGCTGCTGACACGCAGATCCGTTCCCCCCGCCGGCCTCGGGCCGCCGGGTCCGGACGAAAAAGCGTTGCGCACGATCCTCACCATTGCAACCCGCGTTCCCGACCACGGCAAGCTGACCCCATGGCGACTGATCCTGTTCCGCGGCGCCGCGCGGGAGGATTTCGGCGATGTTCTGGCCGAGGCCTTCCGCGCCACGAACCCCGAGGCGAGCGAGCAGCAGATCGCCTTCGAGAAGGGCCGCTTTGCCCGCGCGCCCTTGGTCGTCGCCGTCGTCTCGGCGCCCAGGCCGCACGAAAAAATTCCCGAATGGGAGCAGCGCCTGTCGGCGGGAAACGTTTGCTTCAACCTCTTGCACGCGGCGACCGCGCTCGGTTTCGGCGCGGCGTGGATCACCGAATGGTGCGCCTATGACGAGCGGGTTCGCGCCGCGCTCAAGCTCGCGCCCGAGGAGCGCATCGCCGGCTTCGTCTATGTCGGCACCGCGAAGATGCGCCCGCCGGAGCGCCCGCGGCCCGATCTCGGCGAGGTTGTATTCGAGTGGAAACGGCCCGACATTGGGTGAGACCCGAACAGCGACGGACAAGACTGGAAGAGCGAGTATGTTCTACGACGCCATCGAAAACCGCCACGGCCTGCGCCACGACCCGTTCAAGGCGCTGATCGCGCCGCGCCCCATCGGCTGGATCTCCTCCGTCGGCGCCGACGGAGCGGTGAATCTCGCGCCCTACAGCTTCTTCAACGCGGTGTCGGAAAACCCGCACATCCTGATGTTCGCCTCGACCGGCCGCAAGGATTCGCTGACCAACGTCGAGGAGACGGGCGAGTTCGTGTGGAACCTCGCCACCTTCGCGCTGCGCGACAAGATGAACATGACCTCGGCGACGGCGCCGCGCCATGTCAACGAGTTCGAGCTTGCCGGCCTCACCCAGGCGCCGAGCCGCCTCGTCAAGCCGCCGCGCGTCGGCGAGAGCCCGGCGGCGCTCGAATGCAAGCATCTGCAAACCATCGATCTCGCCGATCTCGACGGCATTCCCGTCGACCGCCACATGGTGCTCGGCCAGGTGGTCGGCGTGCATATCGACGACGCCTTCATCCATGACGGGCTGGTCGATACCGCCGCGCTGAAGCCCATCGCCCGGCTCGGCTATAAGGACTATTCGGTGGTCGAGGAGGTGTTCCAGCTTACCCGCCCGAAGGCCGCCGCGCTCACCGGCTGAGGCGCGCGGACGAGGCG
Protein-coding sequences here:
- a CDS encoding nitroreductase — encoded protein: MPTALDALLTRRSVPPAGLGPPGPDEKALRTILTIATRVPDHGKLTPWRLILFRGAAREDFGDVLAEAFRATNPEASEQQIAFEKGRFARAPLVVAVVSAPRPHEKIPEWEQRLSAGNVCFNLLHAATALGFGAAWITEWCAYDERVRAALKLAPEERIAGFVYVGTAKMRPPERPRPDLGEVVFEWKRPDIG
- a CDS encoding flavin reductase family protein, with translation MFYDAIENRHGLRHDPFKALIAPRPIGWISSVGADGAVNLAPYSFFNAVSENPHILMFASTGRKDSLTNVEETGEFVWNLATFALRDKMNMTSATAPRHVNEFELAGLTQAPSRLVKPPRVGESPAALECKHLQTIDLADLDGIPVDRHMVLGQVVGVHIDDAFIHDGLVDTAALKPIARLGYKDYSVVEEVFQLTRPKAAALTG